One Phaseolus vulgaris cultivar G19833 chromosome 11, P. vulgaris v2.0, whole genome shotgun sequence genomic window carries:
- the LOC137826999 gene encoding protein NDR1-like, which translates to MAPARPDCCACCLATLFSLGFSALFLWLSLRTQPPQCSLQSLSLLTQNDTIVFQLSLKNDNKDKGVKYGAVLVTFALFLDNTTTRPLTNATLLPFYQGREKTARKWGSAVAPHLARLNRTAAVKNGNVFLRVEFATRVKYKVWLAFYIKRHRLAGGANVEVNASSGEKVEPKEIRLGDVPPRLGSGAAVVRSWYVAVVGVLVTGFFLT; encoded by the coding sequence ATGGCACCTGCACGCCCCGACTGCTGCGCGTGCTGCCTCGCCACCCTCTTCTCCCTGGGTTTCTCAGCGCTCTTCCTCTGGCTCAGTCTCCGCACTCAACCTCCCCAATGCTCCCTCCAATCCCTCTCTCTCCTCACCCAAAACGACACCATCGTCTTCCAACTCTCCCTTAAAAACGACAACAAGGACAAGGGCGTCAAATACGGCGCCGTTCTAGTCACCTTCGCGCTCTTCCTCGACAACACCACCACGCGCCCTCTCACCAACGCCACGCTCCTACCATTCTACCAGGGCCGCGAAAAAACCGCGCGCAAGTGGGGTTCCGCCGTGGCGCCGCACTTAGCACGACTCAACCGCACGGCGGCGGTGAAAAACGGGAATGTGTTTCTGCGTGTGGAGTTCGCGACTAGGGTGAAGTACAAGGTGTGGCTGGCGTTTTACATTAAGCGGCACCGTTTGGCCGGAGGGGCTAATGTTGAGGTTAATGCTAGCTCCGGGGAGAAGGTCGAGCCTAAAGAGATTAGGCTCGGGGACGTTCCTCCAAGGCTCGGGTCCGGAGCTGCGGTGGTTCGGAGTTGGTATGTGGCGGTTGTTGGAGTTCTTGTCACCGGCTTCTTTCTCACTTGA